In Leifsonia sp. ZF2019, a genomic segment contains:
- a CDS encoding thiamine pyrophosphate-binding protein, with amino-acid sequence METTSVETQPRRTTGWVLIETLRNYGVDTVFGIPGTHNLEFYRPLTALGVHPVTARHEQGAGYAADGWSLQTGKPGVVITTSGPGLLNALSAAGTAYCESRPMILLSPGPARGREFADVGTLHETKDQLSAVSAIVEWGRRVQSVEEAVAAVHDAFALFRTGRPRPVYIEVPLDLLEEETGLDGDALTARESAPVALPDAAAVAEAARLLAGANDPVILAGGGSRGAADELRALAERLNAPVVTTLNAKGVLDERHPLSLGSNLRLAAARNRARDADVLLVVGSKLGEAELWVEALEARGRVIRVDLVAAQLDKNQPADVRIVADAAAALAAIGRRLESQEADSHTPASSALRVPRVAETLAAVAAECAELSAVNTALADAIVAALPDDAIVTTDSSQIAYWGLLNRLRVAKPNSTPYMATYATLGYGLPAAIGARVARPDRPVFAVVGDGALMFSLQEFMTVVEQRLDVTVIVVDNGGYAEIKQNEADAGIAPVGVDLAQPDWAALADAFGGTGRRVASAAQLADAVAAAGAAGGLQVVHLPQHTFTK; translated from the coding sequence ATGGAGACGACGAGCGTGGAGACGCAGCCCCGACGCACGACCGGGTGGGTGCTCATCGAAACCCTCCGCAACTACGGCGTGGACACGGTGTTCGGCATCCCCGGCACCCACAACCTCGAGTTCTACCGGCCGCTGACCGCGTTGGGCGTGCATCCCGTGACCGCGCGTCACGAGCAGGGCGCCGGATACGCGGCCGACGGGTGGTCGCTCCAGACCGGCAAGCCGGGCGTCGTGATCACCACGAGCGGCCCCGGCCTGCTCAACGCGCTCTCGGCCGCGGGCACCGCGTACTGCGAGTCGCGGCCCATGATCCTCCTCTCGCCCGGCCCGGCGCGCGGCCGCGAGTTCGCGGACGTGGGCACCCTGCACGAGACCAAGGACCAGCTGAGCGCCGTGTCGGCGATCGTCGAGTGGGGCCGTCGCGTGCAGTCCGTCGAGGAGGCCGTCGCGGCCGTCCACGACGCGTTCGCGCTGTTCCGCACCGGTCGCCCGCGTCCGGTCTACATCGAGGTGCCGCTCGACCTCCTCGAGGAGGAGACCGGCCTCGACGGCGACGCGCTCACGGCGCGGGAGTCCGCTCCCGTGGCCCTACCGGATGCCGCGGCGGTCGCGGAGGCGGCGCGTCTGCTGGCGGGCGCGAACGACCCCGTCATCCTCGCGGGAGGCGGCTCGCGCGGCGCTGCGGACGAGCTCCGCGCGCTCGCCGAGCGCCTGAACGCGCCGGTCGTCACGACCCTCAACGCCAAGGGCGTGCTCGACGAGCGCCACCCGCTGTCGCTCGGCTCCAACCTGCGCCTGGCGGCGGCACGCAACCGTGCGCGGGACGCCGACGTGCTCCTCGTCGTCGGGTCCAAGCTCGGCGAGGCCGAGCTGTGGGTGGAGGCGCTGGAGGCCCGTGGTCGTGTGATCCGCGTCGACCTCGTCGCCGCGCAGCTCGACAAGAACCAGCCGGCGGACGTCCGGATCGTCGCGGACGCGGCCGCTGCGCTCGCCGCGATCGGCCGGCGGCTGGAGTCGCAGGAGGCGGACTCGCACACGCCGGCCTCGTCCGCGCTCCGCGTCCCGCGGGTGGCCGAGACGCTGGCGGCCGTCGCCGCGGAGTGCGCCGAACTCTCCGCGGTGAACACCGCCCTCGCCGACGCCATCGTCGCCGCCCTGCCGGACGATGCCATCGTGACCACCGACTCGTCGCAGATCGCCTATTGGGGCCTCCTGAACCGGCTGCGGGTCGCGAAGCCGAACTCGACGCCGTACATGGCCACCTACGCCACGCTCGGCTACGGCCTGCCCGCCGCGATCGGCGCCCGCGTCGCGCGGCCCGACCGGCCGGTCTTCGCGGTGGTCGGCGACGGTGCGCTGATGTTCTCGCTGCAGGAGTTCATGACCGTGGTGGAGCAGCGGCTCGACGTCACCGTGATCGTCGTCGACAACGGCGGGTACGCCGAGATCAAGCAGAACGAGGCGGATGCGGGCATCGCTCCCGTCGGCGTCGATCTGGCGCAGCCCGACTGGGCGGCGCTCGCCGACGCGTTCGGCGGCACCGGGCGCCGCGTGGCGTCCGCCGCCCAGCTGGCCGATGCCGTCGCCGCCGCGGGCGCCGCGGGCGGGCTGCAGGTCGTCCACCTTCCGCAGCACACGTTCACGAAGTAG
- a CDS encoding amidohydrolase, with translation MRHLATFDDRDSAPTIVTADVILTVDDDTPRAEAMLTASGRILAVGTLAEVEAAADAAGVAPVRADFPGATIVPGFIDAHAHPLMYGQLLTWVDVSPAKAASIPEIVELMREGARRLPAGVPLRGYGYEQRNLQERRHPTKEELDRVATDREVYIMNASGHGGVVNTFTLQKYGITRDTPNPEGGEFFRDADGELTGELSDAACNVLTGLHGVKIGHHGPNFHLGDEPAEHQRQLDIAQREFLSSGVTALGDAQVSKRELSAYLAMADRGELSVRVSIYFLSHLLDQVVELGLTGPFGNAFLSVAGIKLYADGTLGGWTAYFPEGYIGDPCRTGQLYHEPAEYAGLVARAHAAGLQTATHAQSPTAIAMVVDAVEQALTERPDHDARHRIEHCGLPDPKEIARMARLGIRPVNQTQHYYNWGEGVEQAIGTPGERFNPLGEFIEAGVPVTISSDAPVAEPRPLEAIQAAVTRVTRRGHKLGPDSLRISAEEALRGHTLEGAITLGRENELGSLTVGKRADFVVLGANPLTAAADTIADIPVRATWVDGTPRYDADGR, from the coding sequence CGATGCTCACCGCGAGCGGCCGCATCCTCGCCGTGGGGACGCTCGCCGAGGTCGAGGCGGCGGCGGACGCTGCCGGTGTCGCACCGGTCCGCGCGGACTTCCCCGGCGCGACGATCGTGCCCGGCTTCATCGACGCGCACGCGCACCCGCTGATGTACGGGCAGCTGCTCACGTGGGTGGACGTCAGCCCGGCCAAGGCGGCGTCCATCCCCGAGATCGTGGAGCTGATGCGGGAGGGCGCGCGCCGGCTGCCGGCCGGCGTCCCGCTCCGCGGCTACGGCTACGAGCAGCGCAACCTTCAGGAGCGGCGCCACCCCACGAAGGAGGAGCTGGACCGGGTCGCCACCGACCGCGAGGTCTACATCATGAACGCCTCCGGCCACGGCGGCGTCGTGAACACCTTCACGCTGCAGAAGTACGGCATCACGAGGGACACGCCCAACCCCGAGGGCGGCGAGTTCTTCCGCGATGCGGACGGCGAGCTGACCGGCGAGCTGTCCGACGCGGCCTGCAACGTGCTCACCGGGCTGCACGGAGTGAAGATCGGCCACCACGGCCCCAACTTCCACCTCGGCGACGAGCCGGCGGAGCACCAGCGCCAGCTCGACATCGCGCAGCGCGAGTTCCTCTCCTCCGGGGTCACGGCCCTCGGCGACGCGCAGGTGTCGAAGCGCGAGCTGTCCGCCTACCTGGCGATGGCCGACCGCGGCGAGCTCTCCGTGCGCGTCTCGATATACTTCCTCTCCCATCTGCTCGACCAGGTGGTGGAGCTCGGACTCACCGGGCCGTTCGGCAACGCATTCCTGTCCGTCGCGGGCATCAAACTCTACGCGGACGGCACGCTCGGGGGATGGACGGCGTACTTCCCCGAAGGCTACATCGGCGACCCGTGCCGCACCGGGCAGCTCTACCACGAGCCCGCCGAGTACGCGGGACTCGTCGCCCGGGCGCACGCGGCCGGGCTGCAGACCGCGACGCACGCGCAGTCGCCGACAGCCATCGCGATGGTCGTGGATGCCGTGGAACAGGCGCTGACCGAGCGCCCCGACCACGACGCCCGCCACCGCATCGAGCACTGCGGCCTCCCGGATCCGAAGGAGATCGCGCGGATGGCGCGCCTCGGCATCCGTCCGGTCAATCAGACCCAGCACTACTACAACTGGGGCGAGGGGGTGGAGCAGGCCATCGGCACGCCCGGGGAGCGGTTCAACCCGCTCGGCGAGTTCATCGAAGCCGGCGTGCCGGTGACGATCTCGTCGGACGCCCCGGTCGCCGAGCCGCGCCCGCTGGAGGCGATCCAGGCCGCCGTGACCCGGGTCACCCGCCGCGGCCACAAGCTCGGCCCCGACTCGCTGCGGATCAGCGCGGAGGAGGCCCTGCGCGGCCACACCCTGGAGGGAGCGATCACGCTCGGCCGCGAGAACGAGCTCGGCTCGCTCACGGTCGGCAAGCGCGCCGACTTCGTGGTCCTGGGGGCGAACCCGCTCACGGCGGCGGCGGACACGATCGCGGACATCCCGGTGCGCGCCACGTGGGTGGACGGCACGCCTCGCTACGACGCCGACGGCCGCTGA